A window of Ictidomys tridecemlineatus isolate mIctTri1 chromosome 1, mIctTri1.hap1, whole genome shotgun sequence contains these coding sequences:
- the Ctxn3 gene encoding cortexin-3: MDGGQPIPSPLVPLGNVSSESSMSLEQKTTFVFVILLFIFLGILIVRCFRILLDPYRSMPTSTWADGLEGLEKGQFDHALA; this comes from the coding sequence ATGGATGGAGGGCAGCCCATCCCCTCGCCCCTAGTGCCCCTTGGGAACGTGTCATCAGAATCTAGCATGTCTCTGGAGCAGAAAACAAcatttgtttttgtgattttattgtttattttcttgggCATCCTCATCGTCAGGTGCTTCCGGATTCTTCTGGACCCATATAGGAGCATGCCAACCTCTACCTGGGCTGATGGACTTGAAGGCCTGGAGAAAGGGCAGTTTGACCATGCCCTTGCTTAG